The following proteins come from a genomic window of Manduca sexta isolate Smith_Timp_Sample1 chromosome 6, JHU_Msex_v1.0, whole genome shotgun sequence:
- the LOC115452091 gene encoding thioredoxin domain-containing protein 12 isoform X2 — protein sequence MAGTVAKALFALLCNRVRCDASGKDNGFGKKYVWAGSLESGLQMAMSHRKPLMVIIHKSWCSACKKLKPQFASSTEIQTLSKHFVMVNIVDEEEPNNNVLAPDGTYIPRILFLSPKGLVDKDIYNEEGSNQHKYFYSRPEQIAKSMRKVLDKYKHEQFDK from the exons ATGGCCGGTACTGTGGCCAAAGCGTTATTCGCATTACTGTGTAACAGAGTGCGGTGCGATGCTTCAGGCAAGGACAATGGGTTTGGAAAGAAATACGTCTGGGCGGGCTCCTTGGAGTCAGGTCTGCAGATGGCCATGAGCCACAGGAAGCCTCTGATGGTGATAATACACAAGTCCTGGTGCTCGGCGTGTAAGAAACTGAAGCCGCAGTTCGCGAGCTCTACCGAGATACAAACTTTGAGCAAACACTTTGTTATGGTGAATATAGTTGATGAGGAAGAGCCGAATAACAATGTGTTAGCACCTGATGGTACTTATATACCTAG AATCCTGTTCCTCTCACCAAAAGGTTTAGTCGACAAAGACATATACAACGAAGAAGGGAGCAACCAGCACAAATACTTCTACAGTAGACCGGAGCAGATAGCCAAGTCCATGAGAAAGGTGCTGGACAAATACAAACACGAACAATTCGAT aagtGA
- the LOC115452091 gene encoding thioredoxin domain-containing protein 12 isoform X1, which produces MAGTVAKALFALLCNRVRCDASGKDNGFGKKYVWAGSLESGLQMAMSHRKPLMVIIHKSWCSACKKLKPQFASSTEIQTLSKHFVMVNIVDEEEPNNNVLAPDGTYIPRILFLSPKGLVDKDIYNEEGSNQHKYFYSRPEQIAKSMRKVLDKYKHEQFDV; this is translated from the exons ATGGCCGGTACTGTGGCCAAAGCGTTATTCGCATTACTGTGTAACAGAGTGCGGTGCGATGCTTCAGGCAAGGACAATGGGTTTGGAAAGAAATACGTCTGGGCGGGCTCCTTGGAGTCAGGTCTGCAGATGGCCATGAGCCACAGGAAGCCTCTGATGGTGATAATACACAAGTCCTGGTGCTCGGCGTGTAAGAAACTGAAGCCGCAGTTCGCGAGCTCTACCGAGATACAAACTTTGAGCAAACACTTTGTTATGGTGAATATAGTTGATGAGGAAGAGCCGAATAACAATGTGTTAGCACCTGATGGTACTTATATACCTAG AATCCTGTTCCTCTCACCAAAAGGTTTAGTCGACAAAGACATATACAACGAAGAAGGGAGCAACCAGCACAAATACTTCTACAGTAGACCGGAGCAGATAGCCAAGTCCATGAGAAAGGTGCTGGACAAATACAAACACGAACAATTCGATGTATGA